Genomic window (Dyadobacter fanqingshengii):
GATAAGGCAACGCGACGAAGAAACGGCCAATGTTACGACTTTGCGCCCGCAACTTAGCAGAAAGGAAAAAACGCCCGAGCCAGGTCGATTCACCTTCGGAATAGCGAACAATCAGTGGGTCCAGATCAACGGCTTTTTGCAAGATATTGATGCGCATATCCGCACTTTCCTGATTGATGACAATCGTTGTGTCCCCGTAGCCTACTTTGCTGATCGTCAGGCTTAAAGGGAGAGTTCTGTCCTTAATCCGAAGCCTGAAATGTCCTGCATCGTCCGACAAAGTGGAGACCAGCAATTGCCTGGAATAAATGCTGGCATAGTCAACCGCAACTTGCGTTTCCTGGTCAAAAATATGGCCGCTTATATAGAATACTTTTTCTCTCGCAGCCGGAAGAATGATCAGATAATCACCCTTTTCCCTGTATTGATATTTGCTGCCGAACAACTGGTCCAGCACCTGCTTAACAGTTTGCTGAGGGGCATTTAATGTTACCAGACTGTCGCCGGAGATAATGTTGCTGTTATATGAGAAGTAAAATTTTCCCTGATCACTGACTGCTTTTAAAACCGTTGACACCGGCTCCCTTTGTGCGGAAACGGTAACAGTCTTACTCAGAATGCCCTGCGCGTAGGCTGCGCAGGGCATAATTAGCATGCTTATGATGAATTTTATCGTGTTGAGTAGCGTAAAAGTCCGATTCATTCCGAAAGATAAGTCCTATTTCAAAATGATCTGCGCTCCGCTGCGTTCAACTTTTATTGTTAATGTTTCACTGATAAGGTTTAATGTGCTATCCAGCGATTTTTTATCAAATGTTGTATTGATAGGCAGATTGTTCAAACGTTCGTCTCCTATCACGATGTTGGCGTCGTAAGTTTCGTTCAGGATTTCCACCAGTCTCCACAAAGGCGTGTCGTTGCAGACCAGCTTGTTTGTTCGGTAATATTTATAAAAATCATCTTCTGTTTCATCCTTTACCAACGCCGGACTGGCTTTGATGACCGTTGCTTTTTGTTTGGGACTAATGCGGACAAATTCATTGTTTTTGGCCACTTCAACCAAACCGGTTTCTACGATCACTTCGGTCTTCTTAGCATTGTCCTTCACATTGAAACTCGTCCCCAAAACCTTCACAGTCATATCATTCACTGAAATTATAAATGGTTTTGTCTTGTCCTTCGTCACCTCAAAGAATGCTTCGCCTGTCAAAGCAACTTCCCTTTTACCTCCCGTAAATTCAGCGGGATAAGAGATGCTTGATTTTTTATTTAAAGTCACAATGGACCCGTCCGGCAATGTGTCGATCACAGTCTGCGATCCCGAACGAACGGTCAGCATCTCACTATCAACACTTTGACCAAAAAACATATAGGCTAACCAGCCCGTACACAAGGTTGCGGCGATGAGCGCGGCAACTCTAAGGAAAGCAAACGACTTTTTCGGTTCGTGAAGAGGGATAACCGGCGCTTCTTCCCTCACTTTTTGCGTCCTTTTCCTGAAACGCTCCCAGGCTGCATCTTCATCAACCAGGTTTTGCGCTGCCAATTGTTTGCTCTGGTTCCAGATCAATTCGAAATGCTCGAAATATCGCTGGTTCTCATCACTATCGGACAACCATTGGTTGATCTCGATCTGTTCTGCGACGTTTGCCTCGTCCAGTAAGGCCTTGACAAGCAAGTCGTCTATGTTGTAATTCAGTTCTTTATGCATGACTGACACGGATTAGCTGAGGAGAAATAAGAGGATGGATGCGGGCAGGAAATCAACCAGTTTCAGACGCAAAAGACGCAGCGCCTTACCCATTTGATTTTCCACTGTTTTCAAAGGCAATTGCAGGAGGTCGGCGATTTCCTGGTATTTCAGCTCTTCAAATCGGCTCATCTGGAATATCGTCCTGCATTTTTCGGGTAATTCTTTCAATGCGCTGTCCAGGCGCTGTTCAAGCTCTTTCAGTTCTAGGTGATGAGCTGTGTTGTTGCTGTGTTCCATTTGATTAATTGCGTACGTTTGGTAGGCGTCCCTGACTTTCAAATGCTTGATATAATTAAGGCTTTCGTGGTAAACCGAGCGATACAGATAGCCGCTGACAGATTCTTTTATCTCAATGTGATCTGTCTTTTCCCAGAGCCGGCAAAAAACATTCTGCACCATTTCTTCGGCCATAATGTCATCCCGCAAAATAGTGCAGGCATAGGCGTGAAGGCCTTTAAAATGCTTTTTAAAAACCCTCTCAAACTCCGCTTCCCGATCCCTGCTTAAAAATGTTACGTCATCCGCGATGGCTACGTTCATTGCAATGGTAGATTACTGGTAAAAAATAAGCGCCCGACTTAGGCTGTTCATTGGAATGACAACCAGTCGGGCGCTTACCCTAAATTTTCCGGAGAATATTTCCGGTATTATTTTGATCTATTGCTTTTTAGCAGCTTTCAGCGAGTCGGCTTTGCTCGTTTTGAAACGTTTGTCCGGCGTGCCGTCTTTTTTAAGGTTTTTGTTTTCATTGTAACGCTTATCCGGCGTGCCGTTGGCTTTGAGCTTTTTGTTCTCCGAATAACGCTTGTCGGGCGTTCCGTTAGCTTTTACTTTGATAGTGGTTTTATCATTTCCGGTCTGCTTCGTAGACACGGTTGTTTTATTGGTAGCCGGTTTCTTGGCGGGCGTCGCCGTTTGTGCAAATGCTGGGGCTGCAAAAGCCATTAAAGCCAGCAGAACCAATGCTTTCAGGTTTTTCATTTTTTTCAAATTAATGTGAGCGATAGATATTTTATTGATCTAATGTACAATGATCAACCAAATATCATGCCCGTTTTCAGTCTAAAACAAAAATTAATAGCAATTTAATGCAAAGCGCACTGCCAAGTCTTAGAGTAACGCGAAACAGAATACGTTATGATTATAAAATAAACCGATTAACATTATCTTTACATCAATATAATCTATCCCCACTCCTTCGGTCTAAATGAACATTCAACAACTGGAATACATTGTCGCAGTCGATAATTACAGGCATTTCGTCCAGGCAGCCGAACATTGTAATGTGACCCAGCCCACGCTTTCCATGATGATCCGCAAGCTGGAAGAAGAACTATCCGTTAAAATTTTTGACAGGACTAAACAACCCATTGTTCCCACCGGCATAGGCCGTGAAATTATTGATCAGGCTAAAACGATTTTGCGTGAGGCATCGCGGATGAATGAGATCGCCAAGCATTTCAATGGTGATTTATCGGGCGAATTGCGGATAGGGATCATCCCCACCATTGCACCTTATCTGCTGCCGCATTTCGTTAATCCTTTTATTACCAATTACCCCGATATCAAGCTTCACGTCTCCGAAATGATCACCGAACGCATCATTAGTGAGCTGAAACTGGGCAATCTGGATGTGGGAATTATTGCTTCGTTGTCCGAGGAAAGCAGCTTGCAGGAAATCCCGTTATATAAGGAACGCTTTTACGCCTATGTTTCGGAAAACACCGATTTGTATGCCAAAAAATACATTCTGCCAGCAGATATCGAGCCGAACGAGCTGTGGCTTTTGGAAGAAGGACATTGTTTCCGCACGCAAATCCAGCGCTTGTGTGAATTGAGCCGCAACAGCCAGTTTGGCAGCAGTTTCAGTTATCGTTCGGGCAGCATTGAAACATTGATCCGGATGGTTGAGAAGAACGGCGGCATTACCATTTTACCGGAAATGGCGGTTATGGAGCTTTCCGAGGAGCGAAAAAAGCACATTCGCAGCTTTCAGTTTCCCGAGCCGGCGCGCGAAGTTTGCCTGCTGGTCAACCGCGAACAAATGAAAACCAGGCTGATTGATGCTTTAAAAACAGGAATTACTGCATATTTGCCACAGGAAATTTTTGAAACCAATACAGCATTAAGGATTTTATAAAAGCCATGAGCATTGAAAATACGCAAAAAGCTTACGACAAATGGTCGGAGCAATATGATACGAACGTGAACAAAACGCGCGATTTGGAAGCGATGGCGCTTCGCCAGATTTTGGCTGATCAGTCATTTGATAGCATTCTGGAAATCGGCTGTGGAACAGGGAAGAACTCACAATGGCTCATTACCAGGACCAAAAAACTCATCGGCGCAGATCTTTCCGCAGAAATGCTCGCCAAAGCCAAAGAAAAACTATCCGGCCGCGAAGCCACATTCATCCAGGCTGACATTACCCAGGACTGGAATTTCACAAGCGACAAATTCGACCTGATCACATTCAGCCTTGTCCTAGAACACATTGAAAACCTTGACTTCATTTTCAGAGAAGTAAGCCAAAAGCTCTCTGGCAGCGGGAAAGTATATCTGGGCGAACTTCATCCATTTAAGCAATATTCCGGCTCCAAAGCCCGCTTCGAAACCGAAGAAGGCCAGACCATAGTGCCCTGCTACATTCACAATGTCTCCGATTTTACCGAATCCGCATCAAAATACGGCTTAAAAATCGAAGAAGTGCGTGAGTTTTTTGATGAGGATGATCGGACGAAAGTCCCCAGGATTTTAGCTTTGGTGTTTGGGAAGGGGTAAGTGCGTAATAAAATCGGGAGGTTTTAGCGAATAAAACCTCCCCAAATGAAACCTTCGAATTTTTTGACAGGGTGCCTTCCTATTACAAATGATTTGGTGATTTCCAGATTTTTCGCGAGGGATTGGACATTCTTCAAATCTGCTTCTGTTGCTGTTTCTTTCACTTCGAAACAGAAGTCTTTATCCACAATAAAGTCAATTTCCCTGCCGGTTTTGAGCTGATAGTAAGCCACTTCACCTTTATGCAGTAATTGGTTAAAAACGGCATTCTCAAATTTAGAACCGCTCCCCAGATCGCCCGATAACGACGCAATCCCATTATCTAAAAAGTACACCTTTTTTGCTTTCACAATCTCCCGATCAGGGCTTGTGGAACGCACAGGAATCGTTTTGATCAGATAGCTTTTTTCTAAAAGATCCAGATAGTTTTCAACAACTGTACGGTTAATGCCAATAACACTGGTCAATTTTGAGACATCCAATTTCGTGCCGATCCGGACGGATAACAACTTGATTAACTTAAATAAATTAGTTGGATCTCTAATGTCAGAAAGCAAAGCAAGGTCAAAATTGATATACGAACTTAAAATATCACTGATCAAATCCTTTTTCTCAGCAATCGAATCGGCCAAAACTACCTCGGGAAATCCGCCAAAATTTATGTAGGCGTCATAATACATTTTTAGCCTTTCGTACTCGGATTCTGCATATTTAGCTGATTGGTCAAAACTCAATGTAACTGCCGGAACGCCATTAAATGAAAGCAGTTCGCCAAAATTCAATGGGAAAATTTCAAAAATCTTCTTCCTCCCAGCAAGTGACTCCGAAAACTGATTTTTCATATAGTAAGCACTGGATCCCGTCACTATAAACTTGATATCATAAGTATCGTAGAGATATTTAAGAATACTGGGAAGATTCGGCACTAATTGTATCTCATCGATGGCGATCAGCACTTTTTTCGTAAAATCAGTCCCTCTTTGCGTAAGCGCATATATGATTGTTTCATAGTTAGGCTCAGAAAATAGTGCACGGGTGTCTATTCTTTCGAGGTCGAAATAGTGCTTTTGCGTTATGTCGGATTGGGATAAAAGTTGCTTTACCAAAGAAGTTTTACCCGTTCGTCTCATGCCGGTTAAAACTGTAATCTGCCTTCTTGATAGGTGTTCAAGCAGTTGGGGATAGATATCTCTGGAAAAAAACATAAGCCAAAAATTGTGAAGAGTAAATTAGTTTACCTATTTTACTTTGTCAGCACAAAAATAGTAATACTATTTTATAGTTCAATTATTAAAATAGTAAACAATTTTAAACTTAATATAATTATTATTATTTTAAATTTAAAATATTCAACCTACTTATCAAATACTCCTCCATCCTACCCAAATCAAACGCATTAAACGTCATATCCTTCGTCAAGCCGCCTTTCCTTGCCACGGCAACGCCATAATGCATATCAAAATAGCCTTCCTTAGAATGGGCATCAGGGTTAATGCTCAGGAGGACGCCTTTTTCCATGCAGTAGGAAATCCAGCGCCAGTCGAGGTCGAGGCGCCAGGGGGACGCGTTGATTTCTACGACCACCTGACGTTCGGCGCAGGCGTCGATGATGGCTTTGTGATCGATGGGATAGCCTTCTCTTGAAAGTAAGAGGCGGCCGGTGGGGTGGCCCAATATGGTTGTATATGGATTTTCAATGGCTTTGAGCAATCGCGTGGTGGCTTTTTCAAGCGTCATCGTGAGGTTGCTATGCACGGATGCAACAATGTAATCGAACGAGGCGAGGATCTCGGTTGGATAATCCAATGAACCGTCTCCTAAAATATCAGATTCTATTCCTTTTAAGATTTTGAATGGCTTTTCCGGATTTTCTGCCGCGAAACGCGCGTTCAGTTTTGCAATTTCTTCGTGCTGGCGAATGACGTCTTCGATTTTAAGACCTTGCGCATAAGTAGCAGTCTGCGAGTGATCGGCAATTCCCAAATATTCAAAACCCAGCTCACGGCAATACAGCGCCATTTGTTCCAATGTATGCTGACCGTCGGAATAAGTGCTGTGATTGTGCAAAATCCCTTTCAGGTCGTCCCAGGTAATGAGCTGATCTGTGGAATGCGTTTCGGCCCAGAGGAACTCATTGGCGCCTTCGCGCATTTCTGGAACAATGTAAGGCAGCCCAGCTTTTTGATAAATAACCTCTTCATTCTCTGCTTCTTCATAATATGCATGACGCCAGATCGTGCTGCCGGCCGGCGTCGGATAACCGAGATGCAATGCATCGGAAGTTTCGATAAATAATTCATTCACAACGCGTTCGGGTTTGGCAGCAACGATTTCAATATCAACCATCACATCCTGCACATTCCCGCGCCACACAAAAGGCGATGACCGTTTTTCGTCCTGAACAAGAATTTCAATTTCACCAATAAACGTTTGCAGCAAAGCCGGCGAATCTGTCCCAACCAGGATTTTGATTGTATCCACAATCTCGGCCCTGCGTCTGATATCGCCAGCAACTTCCACTTGATCGAAGCTCTTTTTCAGCTCCCTAACGATCATTTCAGCGATCACTTCTGCCTTGTCCATCCGCAATTTTCCAGCCTGATCTTTCAGAAAAGCCAGTGAATCAATGATTTTTTGCTGAATGCTTCCGCCGAAACCTTTGAGTTTGGCAACTGTGCCGTTCAGGCAAGCCAGTTCGAGCTCGTGCAGGTTATCAATGCCGAGTTCCTGCCATAGCACGGCTATTTTCTTAGGTCCTATTCCTTTGATATTGAACATTTCCATCACACCCAGCGGCGTGTTGCGAAGCAGGTCTTCGAGCTCCGGAAATGTTCCCGTTTTTGCAATCTGAACGATCTTGCCGGCGGTGCTTTTACCAATTCCCTGCAATTTGGTAAGCTCCTGCTCCGTCATATGTTGGAGCTCCCCTTCCTTATATTTATCCAGATAAAAAGCCGCAATCGAATATCCCTTGATCTTGAAAGGGTCTGCACCGTGCAGTTCCATCAATTTGGCGGTTAATTCCAGGATCTCAACAATTTCAGGATTGCTCATATCATTTCAGGTTAAAGAATTCTTTGCGAATTACGATTTATGTCTCAGCATTTGCAAATATCGGGTAAGTAGTCCATTTTTTCCTTTAAGTAGTTATAGTATTAGCCTGTCTTAGATAGAAAAAACTTTAACCAAAACTGCCCTCCCGGGGACATAAATAGGATTACCAAATGAGCATTGACCAATTAAAAAATTACCGCAGCGAAATCCATAACCATTTAACAACCGAGTTGCTTCCTTTTTGGGAAAGCAGATGTGTAGACAAAGAAAATGGAGGCTTCATCACCCATTTCGACAATGCTGGAAACGATTCCGGCGAAGACGAAAAATCGCTCATTGCCCAAACCAGGACTGTTTTTACATTTTCTTCTGCACATAGGGCGGGTTATGGCGACGGTCGTTATGCTGCTATTGCAAGCCACGGCGTGGATTTTCTGATCAATAAAATGTGGGACGAGGAAAATGGCGGATTTTACTGGCTTATGGATCGCAAGGGCAATGTTAAGATTGATGAAAAGATCGTTTACGGACATAGTTTTGCCATTTACAGTCTGGCCGAATACACATTGGCAACGGGCGATCCACGCGGTTTGGAATATGCTGAAAAGGTTTTTGATTTATTACAAATACACGGGGCAGACACTTACTATGGTGGATATTTTGAAATGTTCCACCGTAACTGGGAGCTGAAAGGCAACGGTCCGGCGGGCGGCGACCGTAAAACATTGGATGCCCATATGCATTTGATGGAGGCCTTTACAACATTATATGAAGCAAGCCAAAAACAAGTGCATAAGCGCAAGCTGATGGAAATTATTGAGCTGCTTTTGCATAAAATCATGCACCCGCAATACAAAACGGGCATTCCGCAGTTCTGGGCAGACTGGACAGTTGCGCCGCAAATTAAGTTCGACATTATCTGGGGCTGGGACCGGTTTTCGGAAGATGGCATGAAAAGCTCTGCCGAAGACAACACAAGCTATGGCCATAATGTGGAATTTGCGTGGCTGCTCATGCATGCGCTGGACATCGCAGGCGTTCCCTATGACGCCTATCAAGACCAACTCCTGGCTTCCTACGATCACGCGGTGGAGCATGGCATCGACTGGGAATTCGGCGGCGTGTATGTGGAAGGCTCGCATGCAGGCGAAGTTTATGATCGTGAAAAAGAGTTCTGGCAGCAAGCGGAAGTGATTATTGGGATGCTGGATGCTTACCGGGTTTATGGGGA
Coding sequences:
- a CDS encoding hydrogen peroxide-inducible genes activator, encoding MNIQQLEYIVAVDNYRHFVQAAEHCNVTQPTLSMMIRKLEEELSVKIFDRTKQPIVPTGIGREIIDQAKTILREASRMNEIAKHFNGDLSGELRIGIIPTIAPYLLPHFVNPFITNYPDIKLHVSEMITERIISELKLGNLDVGIIASLSEESSLQEIPLYKERFYAYVSENTDLYAKKYILPADIEPNELWLLEEGHCFRTQIQRLCELSRNSQFGSSFSYRSGSIETLIRMVEKNGGITILPEMAVMELSEERKKHIRSFQFPEPAREVCLLVNREQMKTRLIDALKTGITAYLPQEIFETNTALRIL
- a CDS encoding FecR family protein, translated to MHKELNYNIDDLLVKALLDEANVAEQIEINQWLSDSDENQRYFEHFELIWNQSKQLAAQNLVDEDAAWERFRKRTQKVREEAPVIPLHEPKKSFAFLRVAALIAATLCTGWLAYMFFGQSVDSEMLTVRSGSQTVIDTLPDGSIVTLNKKSSISYPAEFTGGKREVALTGEAFFEVTKDKTKPFIISVNDMTVKVLGTSFNVKDNAKKTEVIVETGLVEVAKNNEFVRISPKQKATVIKASPALVKDETEDDFYKYYRTNKLVCNDTPLWRLVEILNETYDANIVIGDERLNNLPINTTFDKKSLDSTLNLISETLTIKVERSGAQIILK
- a CDS encoding DNA polymerase/3'-5' exonuclease PolX produces the protein MSNPEIVEILELTAKLMELHGADPFKIKGYSIAAFYLDKYKEGELQHMTEQELTKLQGIGKSTAGKIVQIAKTGTFPELEDLLRNTPLGVMEMFNIKGIGPKKIAVLWQELGIDNLHELELACLNGTVAKLKGFGGSIQQKIIDSLAFLKDQAGKLRMDKAEVIAEMIVRELKKSFDQVEVAGDIRRRAEIVDTIKILVGTDSPALLQTFIGEIEILVQDEKRSSPFVWRGNVQDVMVDIEIVAAKPERVVNELFIETSDALHLGYPTPAGSTIWRHAYYEEAENEEVIYQKAGLPYIVPEMREGANEFLWAETHSTDQLITWDDLKGILHNHSTYSDGQHTLEQMALYCRELGFEYLGIADHSQTATYAQGLKIEDVIRQHEEIAKLNARFAAENPEKPFKILKGIESDILGDGSLDYPTEILASFDYIVASVHSNLTMTLEKATTRLLKAIENPYTTILGHPTGRLLLSREGYPIDHKAIIDACAERQVVVEINASPWRLDLDWRWISYCMEKGVLLSINPDAHSKEGYFDMHYGVAVARKGGLTKDMTFNAFDLGRMEEYLISRLNILNLK
- a CDS encoding ATP-binding protein; translation: MFFSRDIYPQLLEHLSRRQITVLTGMRRTGKTSLVKQLLSQSDITQKHYFDLERIDTRALFSEPNYETIIYALTQRGTDFTKKVLIAIDEIQLVPNLPSILKYLYDTYDIKFIVTGSSAYYMKNQFSESLAGRKKIFEIFPLNFGELLSFNGVPAVTLSFDQSAKYAESEYERLKMYYDAYINFGGFPEVVLADSIAEKKDLISDILSSYINFDLALLSDIRDPTNLFKLIKLLSVRIGTKLDVSKLTSVIGINRTVVENYLDLLEKSYLIKTIPVRSTSPDREIVKAKKVYFLDNGIASLSGDLGSGSKFENAVFNQLLHKGEVAYYQLKTGREIDFIVDKDFCFEVKETATEADLKNVQSLAKNLEITKSFVIGRHPVKKFEGFIWGGFIR
- a CDS encoding RNA polymerase sigma-70 factor, encoding MNVAIADDVTFLSRDREAEFERVFKKHFKGLHAYACTILRDDIMAEEMVQNVFCRLWEKTDHIEIKESVSGYLYRSVYHESLNYIKHLKVRDAYQTYAINQMEHSNNTAHHLELKELEQRLDSALKELPEKCRTIFQMSRFEELKYQEIADLLQLPLKTVENQMGKALRLLRLKLVDFLPASILLFLLS
- a CDS encoding DUF3316 domain-containing protein; this encodes MKNLKALVLLALMAFAAPAFAQTATPAKKPATNKTTVSTKQTGNDKTTIKVKANGTPDKRYSENKKLKANGTPDKRYNENKNLKKDGTPDKRFKTSKADSLKAAKKQ
- a CDS encoding AGE family epimerase/isomerase, with product MSIDQLKNYRSEIHNHLTTELLPFWESRCVDKENGGFITHFDNAGNDSGEDEKSLIAQTRTVFTFSSAHRAGYGDGRYAAIASHGVDFLINKMWDEENGGFYWLMDRKGNVKIDEKIVYGHSFAIYSLAEYTLATGDPRGLEYAEKVFDLLQIHGADTYYGGYFEMFHRNWELKGNGPAGGDRKTLDAHMHLMEAFTTLYEASQKQVHKRKLMEIIELLLHKIMHPQYKTGIPQFWADWTVAPQIKFDIIWGWDRFSEDGMKSSAEDNTSYGHNVEFAWLLMHALDIAGVPYDAYQDQLLASYDHAVEHGIDWEFGGVYVEGSHAGEVYDREKEFWQQAEVIIGMLDAYRVYGDEKYLKAYDATHRFVFDKMIHHEVGEWLPLLTRQGEPIWKHMSHSWKVNYHSVRSMVQGIVRLDKLIAQAE
- a CDS encoding class I SAM-dependent DNA methyltransferase; its protein translation is MSIENTQKAYDKWSEQYDTNVNKTRDLEAMALRQILADQSFDSILEIGCGTGKNSQWLITRTKKLIGADLSAEMLAKAKEKLSGREATFIQADITQDWNFTSDKFDLITFSLVLEHIENLDFIFREVSQKLSGSGKVYLGELHPFKQYSGSKARFETEEGQTIVPCYIHNVSDFTESASKYGLKIEEVREFFDEDDRTKVPRILALVFGKG